From one Bordetella genomosp. 9 genomic stretch:
- a CDS encoding AMP-binding protein: MRTPFPVDHFDLVSRTLPTQVAIRHGGRDCSYADLRAAADRVANCLRALGVGRGVVIGIALERSVEWVAAMLGVLKVGAAYLPLDPAYPRDRLALCIADSGARYVISDAANRHISPDNVLLIEALVADARGADKAACEVDGPGVDTPGVDTPGVDTPGVDTPGVAAPGVATPGVATPGVSTLGIEALGVDTPPVAADADPAYLLYTSGSTGRPKGVVVPRAALAYQMQWFVREFACGQHDVFLQKTSTAFDASVWEYLAPLMVGATMVIADHTPAAIAQAAREHRVTLLQLVPAMLQALADSDTLRDLSSLRLLFCGGEPLPRRLVTRVQACLPIPVVNLYGPTEATVQCAFHLCLPSDGDTRDPVPLGRPLPGTLFHIRQEAPDGAGELTIEGPGVASGYHGQAALTAERFGTSPAGGRTYRTGDRVALDRHGDHIFLGRADNQVKLRGLRIELEEIEHAVARCAPTVRGAVAIVNAAEQIEVFVDAGPADWNEASVRIALAAALPAHMQPAIYTPLDHLPLLPNGKRDRGALRQLSTRSTAGVPNDTAPARGGLDVAARVRAAWSRVLPHSTADDSHFFQAGGHSLMAMQLVAALNQDFGLQLSASTLFAQPTLAALTRLVETTARDRAKRRLPTGFARLGGPAHAPKAWFVHPAGGGIWCYRDIAESAQDMASYGIACEPHADGAYETDLRRMARRYADQVLAQDPDSPPILCGYSFGGNVAYEMAVHLQSQGVEPALLVLLDTYISRPTGEDTLDFIASYARKLMDGDAQAPSRDDLAVMPVDARNRMLLEMGIKGGHLPADATPRDVEQGLAIWIANNHAASTHAPRDVFEGPTLFIRGTGNARDSLQGWPPLLKWLHVQDVPADHYSLYRQPVAGYIASLIEAAIQRSLRGRTHAVA, encoded by the coding sequence ATGCGCACGCCTTTCCCTGTGGACCATTTCGATCTGGTGTCCCGGACCCTGCCCACGCAGGTCGCGATCCGTCACGGCGGACGCGACTGCAGCTACGCCGACCTGCGGGCCGCCGCGGATCGTGTGGCGAACTGCCTGCGCGCCCTGGGCGTGGGACGCGGGGTCGTCATCGGCATCGCCCTGGAGCGCTCGGTCGAATGGGTCGCGGCGATGCTGGGTGTCCTGAAGGTCGGGGCGGCCTACCTGCCGCTGGACCCGGCCTATCCCAGGGACCGGCTTGCGCTGTGCATCGCGGATAGCGGCGCCCGCTACGTCATCAGCGACGCGGCGAACCGCCACATCAGCCCGGACAACGTTCTACTGATCGAAGCCCTGGTCGCGGACGCGCGCGGGGCGGACAAGGCCGCGTGCGAGGTGGATGGGCCGGGCGTCGATACGCCGGGCGTCGATACGCCGGGCGTCGATACGCCGGGCGTCGATACGCCGGGCGTCGCCGCGCCGGGCGTCGCCACGCCGGGCGTCGCCACGCCGGGCGTATCCACGCTGGGCATCGAGGCACTTGGCGTAGATACGCCCCCGGTGGCGGCGGACGCGGATCCCGCCTATCTGCTGTACACCTCGGGATCGACGGGCCGTCCCAAGGGCGTCGTCGTGCCACGCGCCGCCCTCGCCTACCAGATGCAATGGTTCGTGCGCGAGTTCGCCTGCGGCCAGCACGACGTCTTCCTGCAGAAGACGTCCACGGCCTTCGACGCTTCCGTATGGGAATACCTGGCGCCCCTGATGGTGGGCGCCACCATGGTCATCGCCGACCACACCCCCGCCGCCATCGCGCAGGCGGCGCGCGAACACCGCGTCACCCTGCTGCAGCTCGTGCCCGCCATGCTGCAGGCCCTGGCCGATTCCGACACACTGCGCGATCTCTCTAGCCTGCGCCTGCTGTTCTGCGGCGGTGAACCTCTGCCGCGCCGGCTGGTCACGCGCGTGCAGGCCTGCCTGCCCATCCCCGTCGTCAACCTGTACGGCCCCACGGAAGCCACGGTGCAGTGCGCCTTCCACCTATGCCTGCCGTCGGACGGCGACACGCGCGACCCGGTTCCGCTGGGACGTCCGTTGCCAGGCACCCTGTTCCATATCCGGCAGGAAGCGCCGGACGGCGCCGGCGAGCTGACGATCGAAGGCCCGGGCGTCGCCAGCGGCTATCACGGACAGGCCGCCCTGACGGCGGAGCGCTTCGGCACGTCGCCCGCCGGCGGACGCACCTATCGAACCGGCGACAGGGTCGCGCTCGACCGGCACGGCGACCATATCTTCCTGGGACGCGCCGACAACCAGGTCAAGCTGCGGGGACTGCGCATCGAGCTCGAAGAAATCGAACACGCGGTCGCGCGCTGCGCGCCAACGGTGCGCGGCGCCGTGGCCATCGTCAACGCGGCCGAGCAGATCGAAGTATTCGTCGATGCCGGCCCGGCCGACTGGAACGAGGCCAGCGTCCGTATCGCCCTGGCCGCCGCGCTGCCGGCCCATATGCAGCCGGCCATCTATACGCCATTGGATCATCTGCCCCTGCTGCCCAACGGCAAGCGCGACCGCGGCGCCCTGCGCCAGTTGAGCACGCGGAGCACGGCAGGCGTACCGAACGACACAGCGCCCGCCCGCGGCGGTCTCGATGTCGCCGCGCGCGTACGGGCCGCCTGGTCCAGGGTGCTGCCGCACAGCACCGCCGACGATAGCCATTTTTTCCAGGCGGGCGGCCATTCGCTGATGGCCATGCAACTGGTGGCCGCGCTGAACCAGGACTTCGGCCTGCAGCTTTCCGCCAGCACGCTGTTCGCCCAGCCCACGCTCGCCGCCTTGACGCGCCTGGTGGAAACCACCGCCCGCGACCGCGCCAAACGCCGTCTGCCGACCGGCTTCGCCAGGCTGGGCGGCCCCGCGCACGCGCCCAAGGCATGGTTCGTCCACCCGGCGGGCGGCGGCATCTGGTGCTATCGCGATATCGCGGAATCGGCGCAAGACATGGCGTCCTATGGCATCGCCTGCGAGCCGCACGCGGACGGCGCCTACGAGACCGACCTGCGTCGCATGGCACGGCGCTACGCCGACCAGGTCCTGGCGCAGGATCCCGACAGTCCGCCCATCCTGTGCGGCTACAGCTTCGGCGGCAACGTCGCCTACGAAATGGCGGTACACCTGCAATCGCAAGGCGTCGAACCGGCGCTGCTGGTGCTGCTGGACACCTACATCAGCCGGCCCACCGGCGAAGACACCCTGGACTTCATCGCCAGCTATGCGCGCAAACTGATGGACGGCGACGCACAGGCGCCTTCCCGGGACGACCTGGCCGTGATGCCCGTCGACGCGCGCAACCGGATGCTGCTGGAGATGGGCATCAAGGGCGGGCACCTGCCCGCCGATGCCACGCCGCGCGACGTGGAACAGGGCCTGGCGATATGGATCGCCAACAACCATGCGGCCAGCACGCATGCGCCGCGCGACGTTTTCGAAGGCCCCACGCTGTTCATCCGCGGTACCGGAAACGCGCGCGACAGCCTGCAGGGATGGCCGCCCTTGTTGAAGTGGCTGCACGTGCAGGACGTGCCCGCCGACCACTACTCGCTGTACCGGCAACCCGTCGCCGGCTATATCGCCTCCTTGATCGAAGCGGCCATCCAGCGCTCGCTGCGCGGGAGAACCCATGCCGTGGCGTAG
- a CDS encoding MFS transporter produces the protein MPWRSGGARNIPGPAPRHLPLLIALTSVCGFVATDIFLPAVPALAHVYDRDATDIQAMFSMFLYALAASHLIHGPLSDAYGRRIPLLMSLATYSAASLAIPYTDCYDLVLAWRALQAVGACGAIVVGRAVAADFHHGESLRDFFLGISIVVGMSPALAPVLGQQLYAALGWQACFLFTAAFGALLGLLVYAKLPESLAAPAPRDACARQAWSAYGAVLRSRDFRLNAAIIAVSQAAYFAYLSESAFLLLGQGLAPGALGYTYISLSVAYVAGNGVARALAPRVGGPALYRLGCQLFLCAGLALGMGLPLLPASTGLLLAGVSLLTFANGFLLPLGTAAAIGAAPANAASASGLAGFLQLSCAALAAQTIGPLTAHRPGAFGLVMLGFGMANFALYLVLRRRQP, from the coding sequence ATGCCGTGGCGTAGCGGGGGCGCGCGGAACATTCCAGGCCCTGCTCCGCGCCACCTGCCCCTGCTGATCGCATTGACGTCCGTGTGCGGCTTCGTCGCCACGGACATTTTTCTGCCCGCCGTCCCGGCGCTGGCGCACGTCTACGACCGCGACGCCACGGATATCCAGGCCATGTTCAGCATGTTCCTGTACGCCCTGGCCGCCAGCCACCTGATCCATGGCCCCTTGTCGGATGCCTACGGCCGGCGCATACCCCTGCTGATGTCGCTGGCCACCTATTCCGCCGCATCGCTGGCCATCCCCTACACCGACTGCTACGACCTCGTGCTGGCATGGCGCGCCCTGCAGGCCGTCGGCGCCTGCGGCGCGATCGTCGTGGGCCGCGCCGTCGCGGCGGACTTCCACCACGGCGAAAGCCTCAGGGATTTCTTCCTCGGCATCTCCATCGTCGTCGGCATGTCGCCCGCCCTGGCGCCCGTGCTGGGACAGCAGCTCTACGCAGCGCTGGGCTGGCAGGCCTGCTTCCTGTTCACCGCCGCCTTCGGCGCGCTGCTGGGATTGCTCGTGTATGCGAAGCTGCCGGAAAGCCTGGCGGCGCCCGCCCCGCGCGATGCCTGCGCGCGCCAGGCCTGGAGCGCCTATGGCGCGGTGCTGCGGTCGCGCGATTTCCGTCTGAACGCCGCGATCATCGCGGTATCGCAGGCGGCGTATTTCGCCTACCTGTCGGAGTCGGCCTTTCTGCTGCTCGGACAGGGACTGGCGCCCGGCGCGTTGGGCTACACCTACATCAGCCTCTCGGTCGCCTACGTGGCCGGCAATGGCGTGGCGCGCGCGCTGGCGCCCCGCGTCGGCGGCCCCGCCTTGTACCGCCTGGGCTGCCAGCTGTTTCTTTGCGCCGGGCTCGCACTGGGCATGGGCCTGCCCCTGCTGCCCGCTTCCACGGGCCTGCTGTTGGCGGGGGTATCCCTGCTGACCTTCGCCAACGGCTTCCTGCTGCCTCTGGGCACCGCCGCGGCGATCGGCGCGGCGCCGGCCAACGCCGCCAGCGCCTCCGGACTGGCGGGCTTCCTGCAGCTTTCCTGCGCGGCGCTCGCGGCGCAGACGATAGGCCCCCTGACCGCGCATCGGCCGGGCGCATTCGGACTCGTCATGCTGGGCTTCGGCATGGCGAACTTCGCGCTCTATCTGGTGCTGCGCCGACGCCAGCCATGA
- a CDS encoding amidase family protein has product MLLPFRTAALPADIADFTLTQAIAALRRGAIHSHELIDATQARHARHGQFGAFISTAFEHAVHQEPEYAGAIHIPGPVSLLGVPIAVKDNVHVTGFSCTAGTPALARFRPARDATVIRRLRDAGAFFVGKTNMHELSLGVTSHNAYFGDVRNARDPARLAGGSSGGSAVAVALGLAYGAIGTDTAGSIRIPAALNGIVGLRPTVGRYPGDGVAPVSPTRDTPGPMARTVADVALLDQVITGTQRPAMAARPECIRLGVVPRLFFDGLDAQVHALAQQALRRLEDSGVRLIELHMPELGQLNDSTSTAIGYAEFWPAMERYLRTHGTGLSMEDLARGAAGDDVRALIENFLAPSSPHRVPSELYEAAIRTHRPALRRLFLEQFCRHKLDGIILPTTIAVAGRLASMAGIVALNGEPISANYAYLRNTLPASNAGLPGLALPAGYTPQGQAVGIEIDGPPHGDRRLLEIGLTLEAILSVPIARATPAH; this is encoded by the coding sequence GTGCTACTGCCCTTCCGCACCGCGGCGCTGCCCGCCGACATCGCCGACTTCACGCTCACCCAGGCGATCGCCGCCTTGCGACGCGGGGCCATCCACAGCCATGAGCTGATCGACGCCACCCAGGCCCGGCATGCCCGGCACGGCCAATTCGGCGCCTTCATTTCCACCGCGTTTGAACACGCGGTGCACCAGGAGCCGGAATACGCCGGCGCGATCCACATACCGGGGCCGGTTTCGTTGCTGGGTGTCCCCATCGCGGTCAAGGACAACGTGCACGTGACCGGCTTTTCCTGCACCGCCGGCACGCCGGCGCTGGCGCGATTCCGGCCCGCACGGGACGCCACCGTCATCCGACGCCTGCGCGACGCCGGCGCCTTCTTCGTCGGCAAGACGAACATGCATGAGCTGTCGCTGGGAGTGACTTCCCACAACGCCTATTTCGGCGACGTGCGCAATGCACGCGATCCGGCGCGGCTGGCCGGCGGCTCCAGCGGCGGCAGCGCGGTGGCGGTGGCGCTGGGCCTGGCCTACGGCGCGATCGGCACCGATACGGCGGGCTCGATCCGCATCCCGGCGGCATTGAACGGCATCGTGGGCCTGCGGCCCACCGTGGGCCGTTATCCGGGCGACGGCGTCGCGCCGGTCAGCCCCACCCGCGACACCCCGGGGCCGATGGCCAGGACCGTCGCCGACGTCGCCTTGCTGGACCAGGTCATCACCGGCACGCAACGCCCGGCCATGGCGGCCCGGCCCGAGTGCATCCGCCTGGGCGTGGTGCCGCGGCTCTTCTTCGACGGGCTGGATGCGCAGGTGCACGCGCTCGCGCAGCAGGCGCTGCGGCGCCTGGAAGACAGCGGCGTACGCCTGATCGAACTGCACATGCCGGAGCTGGGACAGTTGAACGACAGCACCAGCACGGCGATCGGCTACGCCGAGTTCTGGCCCGCCATGGAACGTTACCTGCGCACCCACGGCACGGGCCTGTCCATGGAAGACCTGGCACGCGGCGCCGCCGGCGATGACGTGCGCGCGCTGATCGAGAATTTCCTTGCGCCCTCTTCACCGCATCGCGTGCCGTCCGAGCTGTACGAAGCGGCCATCCGCACGCATCGGCCCGCCCTGCGCCGCTTGTTCCTGGAACAATTCTGCCGCCACAAGCTCGACGGCATCATCCTGCCGACGACGATCGCCGTGGCCGGCAGGCTGGCGTCCATGGCGGGCATCGTCGCGCTGAACGGCGAGCCGATATCCGCCAACTACGCCTATCTGCGCAATACGCTGCCGGCCAGCAACGCGGGCCTGCCGGGGCTGGCCCTGCCGGCCGGCTACACGCCACAAGGGCAGGCCGTCGGCATCGAGATCGACGGCCCGCCGCATGGCGACCGCCGCCTGCTGGAAATCGGCTTGACGCTGGAAGCCATACTCTCGGTACCCATCGCGCGCGCGACGCCAGCCCACTGA
- a CDS encoding argininosuccinate lyase, which yields MRQHAARRYAPTCLAVALACCAAIATAQPAPTTTAAPDSATAPAPAGAAPQASPAAKPAAKPHGRDEFFWLGEINKATAVINTDEGLLDKSMAPRLAAAVAKVIQDGDQPGGKRPSTVITFEPLLIKAGGLDVTLLHAGRSSQDMHATYRAAILRDKLLELADQLNATSTTLVNLAAKHVDTIVPNYTNGVAAQPNSYGHYLLGHAAGLDRDAQRIRETYARVDRSPMGTTVLNGTSWPLDRKRMADYLGFSQLVDNAYDASQISSMDEPVEVSSIVTSIALHTGNFIEDIMTQYAESRPWILLQEGGGNTYVSSAMPQKRNPGLLNSTRSDASTAITLAMGPIIQTHNITPGMPDPKDVEQNSAMVDSAIKALKKWDRVLKALVISPDRALEELNSDWTASQELADLLMRKYKLPFREGHHFASEVVEYARQNNIKPLDFQYADAKRIYAEVVKGSKYPQELPMTEAEFRASLDPVAIVRNRATSGGPQPAEMERMLKEARAKLSAQADWIKQRRAHIDDSLGRLDKDFNQLVASAAPAK from the coding sequence ATGAGACAACACGCCGCACGACGGTACGCTCCCACCTGCCTGGCCGTCGCGCTCGCCTGCTGCGCCGCCATCGCCACCGCGCAACCCGCGCCCACCACCACGGCGGCGCCGGACAGCGCCACCGCGCCCGCACCGGCCGGCGCCGCGCCTCAAGCGTCCCCCGCCGCGAAGCCGGCCGCCAAGCCGCATGGCCGCGACGAATTCTTCTGGCTGGGCGAAATCAACAAGGCCACCGCGGTCATCAACACCGACGAAGGCCTGCTCGACAAATCCATGGCGCCGCGCCTGGCCGCCGCCGTCGCCAAGGTCATCCAGGACGGCGATCAGCCCGGCGGCAAGCGTCCGTCCACGGTCATCACCTTCGAACCGCTGCTGATCAAGGCCGGCGGCCTTGACGTCACGCTGCTGCATGCGGGCCGTTCCAGCCAGGACATGCACGCGACGTATCGCGCGGCCATCCTGCGCGACAAGCTGCTGGAGCTCGCCGACCAGCTGAACGCCACGTCGACCACGCTGGTGAACCTGGCGGCCAAGCACGTCGACACCATCGTGCCCAACTACACCAACGGCGTGGCGGCCCAGCCCAACAGCTATGGACACTATCTGCTGGGCCACGCGGCGGGGCTGGACCGCGATGCCCAGCGCATCCGCGAGACCTATGCCCGCGTGGACCGTTCGCCCATGGGCACCACGGTGCTGAACGGCACCAGCTGGCCGCTGGACCGCAAGCGCATGGCCGACTATCTGGGCTTCAGCCAACTGGTCGACAACGCCTATGACGCGTCGCAGATTTCCTCGATGGACGAGCCCGTCGAAGTTTCCTCCATCGTCACCAGCATCGCATTGCACACGGGCAACTTCATCGAAGACATCATGACGCAGTACGCCGAATCGCGTCCCTGGATCCTGCTGCAGGAAGGCGGCGGCAATACCTACGTGTCCAGCGCGATGCCGCAGAAGCGCAATCCCGGCCTGCTGAACTCCACGCGCAGCGACGCATCCACCGCCATCACGCTGGCGATGGGACCCATCATCCAGACCCACAACATCACCCCGGGCATGCCCGATCCCAAGGACGTCGAACAGAATTCCGCCATGGTCGACAGCGCCATCAAGGCGCTGAAGAAATGGGATCGCGTGCTGAAGGCCCTGGTGATCAGCCCGGACCGCGCGCTGGAGGAATTGAACAGCGACTGGACGGCATCGCAGGAACTGGCCGATCTGCTGATGCGCAAGTACAAGCTGCCCTTCCGCGAAGGACATCATTTCGCGTCCGAAGTCGTGGAGTACGCTCGCCAGAACAACATCAAGCCGCTGGATTTCCAGTACGCGGACGCCAAGCGCATCTACGCCGAAGTCGTGAAGGGCAGCAAGTATCCGCAGGAATTGCCCATGACGGAAGCCGAGTTCCGTGCGTCGCTGGACCCCGTGGCCATCGTCAGGAACCGCGCGACGTCGGGCGGACCGCAGCCGGCGGAAATGGAACGCATGCTGAAGGAAGCCCGCGCGAAACTGTCCGCCCAGGCCGACTGGATCAAGCAGCGCCGCGCCCATATCGATGACTCGCTGGGACGGCTGGACAAGGACTTCAACCAGCTTGTCGCCAGCGCCGCGCCGGCCAAATAA
- a CDS encoding winged helix-turn-helix domain-containing protein, whose amino-acid sequence MSKSSYAVPPAQARAIWLRAQCLDRPAPFGAGPQATRTAVEHLGYVQIDTINVIERSHHHILHTRIPAYARTDLERAQSVDKTVFEYWTHALSYVPTADYRYFMPAMARYRTAAPDVFTTVAAEDYAALIKRIRKEGALSIRDIDEELVEKTHPWGSRKPSKRALRLGFLTGDLTISRRVGMLKTYELAQRHFAWPRRPRPATPGQFADYLLDRAIRAQGMASLDSICYGNLSMKALVGERIAARVRRKGLVPVHIDGHTVQHWAAPMTLDAPPAGDGRPLVHLLSPFDPLVIQRKRLQLFFGYTHRFEAYVPPARRVLGYFALPVLVGDEIVAAIDLKTDRQARKLIVKQWTWLAKKRAGMKPAIEDALHAFERFQLGG is encoded by the coding sequence TTGAGCAAATCTTCCTATGCCGTGCCGCCCGCGCAAGCGCGGGCGATCTGGCTGCGCGCGCAGTGCCTGGATCGGCCGGCGCCCTTCGGCGCCGGGCCGCAAGCCACGCGCACGGCCGTCGAGCACCTGGGCTACGTGCAGATCGACACCATCAACGTGATCGAGCGCAGCCATCATCACATCCTGCACACCCGTATTCCCGCCTACGCGCGCACGGACCTGGAGCGCGCGCAGTCCGTGGACAAGACGGTGTTCGAATACTGGACCCACGCGCTATCCTATGTGCCGACGGCGGACTACCGCTACTTCATGCCGGCCATGGCGCGCTACCGCACGGCGGCGCCCGACGTCTTCACCACGGTGGCCGCCGAAGACTATGCGGCGCTGATCAAGCGCATCCGCAAGGAAGGCGCGCTATCGATCCGCGATATCGACGAAGAACTCGTGGAAAAGACCCATCCCTGGGGCAGCCGCAAGCCATCGAAGCGCGCGCTGCGCCTGGGTTTCCTGACGGGGGACCTGACGATCAGCCGGCGCGTCGGCATGCTCAAGACGTATGAACTGGCGCAACGCCATTTCGCGTGGCCGCGGCGTCCGCGCCCGGCCACGCCGGGGCAGTTCGCCGACTACCTGCTGGACCGCGCCATCCGCGCGCAGGGCATGGCCAGCCTGGACTCCATCTGCTACGGCAACCTCTCGATGAAGGCACTGGTCGGCGAACGCATCGCCGCGCGCGTGCGGCGCAAGGGACTGGTGCCGGTCCACATCGACGGGCACACGGTCCAGCATTGGGCAGCCCCCATGACGCTGGATGCGCCGCCGGCCGGCGATGGCCGGCCGCTGGTGCATCTGCTGTCGCCCTTCGATCCGCTGGTCATCCAGCGCAAGCGCCTGCAGCTCTTCTTCGGCTATACGCATCGCTTCGAAGCCTATGTGCCGCCGGCCAGGCGCGTGCTAGGGTATTTTGCATTGCCGGTCCTGGTGGGTGACGAGATCGTCGCCGCGATCGACCTGAAAACGGACAGGCAGGCGCGCAAGCTCATCGTCAAGCAATGGACCTGGCTGGCGAAGAAGCGTGCCGGCATGAAGCCGGCGATCGAAGACGCCCTGCATGCCTTCGAACGCTTCCAGCTGGGCGGCTGA
- a CDS encoding YbhB/YbcL family Raf kinase inhibitor-like protein: protein MPDRYALRRNAGPTTLVPAENLNPHLAWNDVPDGTASFVLLCADLDAPTDKSGINKPGVTFDDDSERALFYHWVVADLPASVRDVDEGAYTPLHGEGASTSIPASAGQVGHNDYAGMPGMEDAAGHCYGGPAPPWNDRRPHRYRFTVYALSVPSLGLPDGFKAADVLQAMKDAVLAESSLTAVYTLNTSLSATQVGSPSVS, encoded by the coding sequence ATGCCGGACCGGTATGCCCTGCGCCGCAATGCCGGTCCCACCACGCTGGTGCCGGCGGAAAACCTCAACCCGCACCTCGCCTGGAACGACGTGCCGGACGGCACGGCGTCCTTCGTCCTGCTTTGCGCGGACCTGGACGCTCCCACCGACAAGTCGGGCATCAACAAGCCGGGCGTGACGTTCGACGACGACAGCGAACGCGCGCTGTTCTACCACTGGGTGGTGGCCGATCTGCCGGCGAGCGTGCGCGACGTCGACGAAGGCGCGTACACGCCGCTGCATGGCGAAGGCGCATCGACGTCGATACCCGCGTCGGCGGGCCAGGTCGGGCACAACGACTACGCCGGCATGCCGGGGATGGAAGACGCCGCCGGCCATTGCTATGGCGGCCCCGCGCCGCCGTGGAACGACAGGCGCCCGCACCGCTATCGCTTCACGGTGTATGCCCTGTCGGTGCCCAGCCTGGGCCTGCCGGACGGCTTCAAGGCGGCCGACGTGCTCCAGGCCATGAAGGACGCCGTGCTCGCGGAGTCCTCGTTGACGGCGGTCTACACGCTGAATACCTCGCTATCCGCGACGCAGGTCGGCTCGCCTTCGGTGAGCTGA
- a CDS encoding PAS and helix-turn-helix domain-containing protein: MSPSDIDYKEVLMRAPVGMCVSRDRVIQFANTALEGMFGYDAGALDGVSFELLYPSAAEFTRTGRRLLGVLGETDAYSDERIMKRRQGELFWCHTAGRSLISRQPLAAVIWVFEDLSAKRPVASGLTAREREIAALIAEGKTSKVIARQLDLSPRTVEMYRARLMTKFAAKTSAGLVHKLMSFSAA; this comes from the coding sequence ATGAGCCCGTCCGACATAGACTACAAGGAAGTCCTGATGCGCGCGCCGGTGGGCATGTGCGTGTCGCGCGACCGGGTCATCCAGTTCGCCAACACCGCGCTGGAAGGCATGTTCGGCTACGACGCCGGCGCGCTGGACGGCGTTTCCTTCGAACTGCTCTATCCGTCCGCCGCGGAGTTCACCCGCACCGGCCGCAGGCTGCTGGGCGTGTTGGGCGAGACCGACGCCTATTCCGACGAACGCATCATGAAGCGCCGGCAGGGCGAGCTGTTCTGGTGCCACACCGCCGGCCGTTCCCTGATATCGCGGCAACCTCTTGCCGCGGTCATCTGGGTCTTCGAGGACCTGAGCGCGAAACGCCCCGTGGCGTCCGGGCTGACCGCGCGCGAACGGGAAATCGCCGCGCTCATCGCCGAGGGCAAGACCAGCAAGGTCATCGCCCGCCAGCTCGATCTGAGCCCGCGCACCGTCGAAATGTACCGGGCCAGGCTCATGACCAAGTTCGCCGCCAAGACCTCGGCCGGGCTGGTCCACAAGCTGATGAGTTTTTCGGCGGCGTAG
- a CDS encoding cupin domain-containing protein produces the protein MENQKAGGDFPTFFSHVRPADTAFRSGGLRDFFVYRDLGIAEATGGKVIAQLVRANEAPEAGTGWHIHGADFHIVYMLKGWARFMYEDQETLVSAGDCVHQRPGIRHFLFDYSPDMEYLEVVGPADFTSVPVTGPCEVPRPGAWS, from the coding sequence ATGGAAAACCAAAAGGCAGGCGGGGATTTTCCTACATTTTTTTCGCACGTGCGGCCGGCGGATACGGCGTTCCGCTCGGGCGGCCTGCGCGATTTCTTCGTATACCGGGACCTGGGCATTGCCGAGGCCACGGGCGGCAAGGTGATCGCGCAGCTGGTCAGGGCCAATGAAGCGCCCGAGGCCGGCACCGGATGGCATATCCACGGCGCCGACTTCCATATCGTCTACATGCTGAAGGGCTGGGCGCGCTTCATGTACGAAGACCAGGAAACCCTGGTCAGCGCCGGCGATTGCGTGCACCAGCGGCCCGGGATCCGGCATTTCCTGTTCGACTACTCGCCCGACATGGAGTACCTGGAAGTCGTCGGCCCGGCGGACTTCACCAGCGTCCCGGTCACCGGCCCGTGTGAAGTCCCGCGCCCCGGCGCCTGGTCATAG
- a CDS encoding SDR family NAD(P)-dependent oxidoreductase, whose amino-acid sequence MKDKVVVLTGAGGGIGRGIAHALARAGASVVVNDVGVSLSGQGGDAGVAESLAAELRAAGGAAVACGDSVSDWNSAQRIVACALDTYGRIDAVINNAGNLRDRFFHNMEEDEWRSVIDVHLHGTFFVSRAAAPHFRAQNGGAYVHMTSTSGLIGNFGQANYSAAKLGIVALSKSIALDMRKYGVRSNCIAPFAWSRMTDSIPANTPEEAARVEKLKKMEADKIAPMAVYLASDAAAEVTGQVFGVRANEILLFSQPRPIRSVHMSDGWTPQSIADIAIPAMRSSFFALERSPDVVSWDPI is encoded by the coding sequence ATGAAAGACAAGGTGGTGGTGCTGACGGGCGCCGGCGGCGGTATCGGCCGCGGGATCGCGCACGCGCTGGCGCGGGCCGGCGCAAGCGTAGTGGTGAACGACGTCGGCGTATCGCTGTCCGGCCAGGGCGGCGACGCCGGCGTGGCGGAAAGCCTGGCCGCCGAACTCCGCGCGGCCGGCGGTGCCGCCGTCGCCTGCGGCGACAGCGTATCCGACTGGAACAGCGCGCAGCGCATCGTCGCCTGCGCCCTGGACACCTATGGCCGCATCGACGCGGTCATCAACAACGCCGGCAACCTGCGCGACCGCTTCTTCCACAACATGGAAGAAGACGAGTGGCGTTCGGTCATCGACGTCCACCTGCACGGCACGTTCTTCGTCAGCCGGGCCGCCGCGCCGCATTTCCGTGCGCAGAACGGCGGCGCCTATGTACACATGACGTCCACGTCCGGACTGATCGGCAACTTCGGCCAGGCCAACTATTCGGCCGCCAAGCTGGGCATCGTCGCGCTATCCAAATCGATCGCGCTGGACATGCGAAAGTACGGCGTGCGCTCCAACTGCATCGCGCCTTTCGCATGGAGCCGCATGACCGACTCCATCCCGGCCAATACGCCCGAAGAAGCCGCCCGCGTCGAAAAGCTCAAGAAGATGGAAGCGGACAAGATCGCGCCCATGGCGGTCTACCTGGCCAGCGACGCCGCCGCCGAGGTGACCGGACAGGTCTTCGGCGTGCGCGCCAACGAAATCCTGTTGTTCAGCCAGCCGCGCCCGATACGGTCGGTGCATATGAGCGACGGCTGGACCCCGCAGAGCATCGCCGACATCGCCATCCCCGCCATGCGTTCCAGCTTCTTCGCGCTGGAGCGCTCCCCCGACGTGGTGAGCTGGGACCCTATCTGA